The Cydia strobilella chromosome 5, ilCydStro3.1, whole genome shotgun sequence region AATCGAGCCGCAAGCGTTCGCGGGGCTCGAAAGCGTCGGCGTCTTGGAACTGGCTTACATGGACTTGCCGGCGCTTCAAGCGGACACATTTCGAGGATTGACTAGAGTCGGGAAGCTGGCGTTGCGGGAATCCGATCTCGGTATTATTCGCGTTGGAGCCTTCGACGGTCTGCAACGAGTCGACACGCTCGAAatgtgtaataataaaattgatagAATTGAGGAGCTTTCATTAGTGCAAAATAACAGCGTACGTAACTTTAGACTGACCGGGAATCATATGTTGGAGACACCGGAATCCGTCATTTTGGAAGTGGATAACTTAGTCATACGTGGTAATCACCTTCCGTGCGAGTGCGGTAGGGATCCCCTAGCCAATCCATTATCGTTGACGCAGGGTTTCGCGGAGGAGAATTTCTGTATTTCACCGCTGAAGGTGCGGGGGCGAAGTTTGGCGAGCGCGGCGGTAGCGGTGTGCCGAGGCGAGGCGGGCGGGAGCGCCCGAGCGCGCGCagcggcgggcacgggcgcgcgcTCGGCGCGCTGCGAGCACTGCCTGGCTCCTCCACACCTCGCGCTCTTTATCACTGCCTTTGCTTTCCTCGCCAACAGCTAACCGCCTTCCGTGTtcaattaggtacttacctttatgtacatattgtaatataaagtacctaagtataatgATGTCAAATATTTTACATTGAAAAGGTCCGTTCATTAAGTATACGTTGGACCATGATTAAAATTTGACTTTTCaaattttgtttgattttttctcaccattttatatgcatattctCCCGTCGGTTTGTTGATTAATTTAGCCGATTGTCTTGAAACTTATTGACAGCGGATAGTCAATGAGTTTTCAGAACGATAAATCATACGTAGGTAAGTGAAGATTTATGACCGAATAAAAATAGCGTTTTATCTTTACTTCCAGTCAATTAACGGTCGCCATCCGATATGGCTGAGTAATGCGCCGTCGTCGCAACCGCACAAGCGGGAAATATATCTACTTCCACTTACTAAGGGCATCTTAACACCCTCTTATCATCCTAATACGCATTGTCATGACATGTGGACTCAAAATTGTTtacaataaggttgattttaggACGACGTCATAAATTACCATAcgggttaaaaaaaaagaatttaaatatatttgcacTTAACTCTAAGCTTGTGCCGATAACTAGCATCCGCGGGCCGTTGTCAACCGTCCATTGTTTGTTTACTGGAATTACAGGTATCTACACCCAAGAGCAGTATAAATACGTTACGTCTTCATGTTCCTGTCGTCAATGTCAGTATGTCGTACCGTGAACAATAAACATTAAGCAGAAacgggtaattttttttatttatcttttatataaaccatagagtaactgatactagagcggtactgtcatagtaaattttgtaaccccaataaattcactgccatctgtcgacatactttaaaactaaaaatgaagatttataaaaatacgataaaatgtttttaaatatagataaaaaaaaaatttatttgcattaattatttttatgattttgacccatgctctttcactgatatgcgttaaaattgttaaataacaaacgaaaccgtcaacgccatctatacgactgtaggccaaaactagtagcgccctctgaacgagaatcaaattttcttgattttcgaggcatgttttttccttagactgtatccatctattacggagttatatctatctttgatataaacCAATGTCGGGTAAAATAAGCTATATtaaaaagatgataaataacatttacattaattgtataaaacaaaattatgactacctttaaaataaaacgactaaaactaaaccaacctaaaaaataaaaatccctataacaaaccctgacctcgggtaatgtcgggtagtttagtgttgtttaccaaaatcacaattgacattttgctgggacgccagtcttccgtgaccacagctagtgcacctagctgaaacgtcggaaaaaaggtaaaaaaatgaaatttaatcgcgtttgaCCCggtaatgaaattaattatgtgaACGAAAACAACTGTCatatgaccttccaacccagaaggtACAATATTTCCTCACAATGttgtcttaaaattaaaaagcgattggtaaatatcaaattatatttcgtactgTATGACTTCTTGGGTTTCtcattcaaacatcaaacatcaaacatttattcagcaaataggccacaggggcacttttacatgtcaatttttacaaacaataaaattaatccaaaattacaaaaaacaattacataaatataaatgttaaattacacaagaaaaaaaactaataaaaactatacaaataacagaagtactaaaattgtttagagatgtaaaagtctctaggtgtcagagataaaatgtatataataataaaaaagatcatcaaattatccagagatgtaaagggtctccaagacttgaattgttatataattaataaaaagacaagataatAAATCATACAGACATTGGGTTCGATTCAGACAcattttttggtttggtttgaaAATGGCCTTACAACTAGGCCACCAACGCTTAGGGGAACGTTGCTATCATTGGACCACTTAATTTCGCTGCCTTATAATTTACacaaagaaattaaaacaagtttgataattttgtaccattaaaatatatttattagttaCTTTATAGACAAATGAATACAGTTTAATAATCTAGGAGAAAAAACGTGAAAAGGATTTTTCGCACTGTTGCCTTGTTTGGACCAGGGTCACCTTCAATGGACTTAGGATATTTTTGCTGATGGTCCAATCAAGGGAGACTTATaaaaattatcatttttatttcttttaatatatttttttattttttattaagtaagaGTATTTAAACGTTTGTAAATGGAAGATAAGTACATGATGTATGGAAGCTTTCTTTAGATCACacttttaaaactgaaaaaaaaaagttgcctTGATTGGACCAGTCCGATGAAAGGACATACATGCGGTCCATTGATGGAAACTAGGTATcaagtaacaaaaaaataaaagcgCGGCGCGACTGAGGAAGCGGTGGGGCCGCTTGGATCGCTCAAGGACACTTTGTACCTTGTCTAGCATCTGTCTAGCATGCgtaggttttaaaatatttagatggtCCGAAGCACCGGTCCAATGATAGCAACCGTCCcctatgtatattttatactttatacttactctttttcttcttcttctcgtgtcgatggtttcagactttcagactgtgcgggaccaaaaggcagcgacatttatcgccctgtccgtcgcatcacggagatccttacttatatatatacatatacttactctaaaaaaatattataaaataaagaagaCGTGGGCGGGGCAAGCttagacggagatggcgggataacCTGGACACCTTCCTTAACAACTGGCCGAAGGAAGCACTAAATCGGGAGTCGGGGGGATCAAGGGGAGAACTAGTAGAAgcttttgcccagcagtgggaaactaaaggatgactcacgttcgttttctatggaaggcatcacgtgatcacctgtcatgtcatagaaaagtaagcgccggaagctccggcccggacacggcttGGTCTAACGTGAGACATCCTTAAAATAGGCTTATAAAAGAGTTCAGTGACATCGACACAAATATACAGGGACTTATCTTTAAAACTGGCATATAATTAAGTGATAAATAGGAAGGTACTTAGAGTCAACAAGTTATTACCACTCGTGATTGTAACtaactttacttactttatgATTATATGTAAATTGACATCCCACACTCATATTCccttaacaataaagttgtgttgagttaattttgaacaccttgcCCGCTTAGTAACTTCTGTTGCTGAATGTAacatctattgtgaaaaattaaatGCATTACGACAACAATGAAGCACGAATTCTGACGTTGATGCATGAAATGGTGTTAATTTTTGTCCATTGCGGTTTATTGGTATTCGAGGCATGCGAATGTGATTACAGCGAACCATGTGAGACAGGGTGTTCACATTTCCGTTTATTTTAggtaatttttacacgtttaaAGTAATTAATGAATCCTGTCTATTTTTGAGGGTCGCACTGCTATTACCACGAATGCTATTACAGCAGTACTTATATTAGAAAGTATTGTATTAGTTGAAATTAACACGCATTATCTGCCGAGAACCCTGATTGTTGTACAAAGATCTTCATGCACCGAACCCGGTGTGTAACTAAATATTCAATCCATCCTTCCAATCTTTTCTTTTAATACAATGCATAGCCTACCACCCAACCACCTACGTAGCCTTTTAAAGAAATTAGCatgaaaaaatcacaaataaaaatTGAATGTAAAATGTTACGGTTTAAACACATTAAATGGGTTTGCTAATGACCCATAAACGTATTGGAGCCATTACGATGGTACTTTATTATTGAAGAACCTGAAAAACCCATTCAGCTGCTCGAGTGATTCGAAAcccatttaaaattacaataaggGATAAGACTGGCTAGTCAAATGAGAAACTTTTTACGTAATGTCATGGCTAGGCTCAAAAGGCTAGGAATTTGATCtgaatttgttatggatatcaAACTCATAACGTAATAACAAACAGAATACGCCTACTTATCAGTATGAAGTTTGTATGAATTGACAACATACTTATGACGTCACATGTCGGATATAATaacatcttatacctttaaacgagcaattcttgtatatatctgaCGGCGCAACGACAACCAACAGGTGCACGACTTTGTAAACAGGTGCGCCAGGTCGAACATCACGCCACCATCGCCTCAGCCCCACCGCCCCTCCAGTAGACTTGTTTGCACGAGGTTATAAAATACGGTACGCAGGTAAAAAATGGTCAGTAACGCTGTGGCATCGGCCTGACGCACTTGTACTTAGCTTATCTGTGTAttgtgaaattaaattaattgtgaGATTTGTATATGAAAGTGATCAATAAAATAGATTAGTTTGTCAAAGTAATTCCTGGTTTTCTTATCACAATGGCAACTCCTACTAAGGCCCCTCCTACATCAGAGGTGACGGATCCACCTTCACAAACGCCTGTGAATAATACGGATGGTGGTTTACTTACCATGTTTTCTGCCGGAATTGAAAGGATTCTCCAAAAAATATCGGACAATATGACTGCTGCCCCTACTGTGGATACACGGACCAAGTTGTTGCCTTTTGATCCAGACACAACAGATGCTGATATAGAAAACTGGTGTTCACTGAGTGAGATAATCATCGAAAAAAGGAAACTGGAAGGAGTGGACTTGATTTTGGCTCTTACGCACTCTCTGAAGGGCCGAGCTGCTACGTGCCTTACTAAAGTTAAACCGGATGAGCTCTCCTGGACTACCATCAAAGAAATGTTGATAACGGCTTTTGCGAAACCAATGATGATGCAAGACTACTTCGACCAAGTGATAAAATTTCGACTAAAAGACAAAGAGAGTCCAGCTGAAGCAGGTGCGCGTCTCTGGCAACTTATGGAGAAAATACCTGATGCTGACCTACCTGAGAAGGTTCTTACTGGATTTGCCATCTCTATCTTATCTCAGTGTGATGACAAAATTCGCCGGGAGCTCAATTCAGtcgtgataaataaaaaaaatcaattgttTCGCACTCTACGTGGATTTACTCTGAAGCGGAAATTTGAAGAACCACTCAGTTTTGACAATGACTCGAAGAAACAACACCTATCTACACCATTTCGCGGGGCATGTCACTTTTGCGGAAGAATAGGTCACCGTGGTAGTGAATGCAGAGATAAACAGCGCGTCGTGTCTAAAAACCAACCTTTATCCAATAAAACGGAACCTAAATCTACTACAACGTGTTACATCTGCAATGACCCTGGACACGTGGCCACCGCTTGTCCTATGCGTTGGAAGAAGAAAGAAGACGTCGCAGCCAGCACCAGCGGCGCCGGCAGCAGACAAGTGAACCTGTGTTCGAGGACTGCGCGAGGTGTGTTACAGATAAGTGGTTTTCAATTACCTTTTATGTTTGACTCAGGTGCAGAATGTAGCCTTGCGAGGAAAAGTATTAGCCATCTTCTTAATGGTGAAAAGTTTCATGAACCTTATGTTTTTAACAGTGTAGGTCCCAATAGTTTTATATGTTCGTTGCAAATCAAA contains the following coding sequences:
- the LOC134741584 gene encoding insulin-like growth factor-binding protein complex acid labile subunit, whose protein sequence is MALARTLRWLVRWAAWSALLSLGAGLAGHAPPLTPPPCPMHCICLSQSQVVCNSASLRGVPSALSPAVTQLSLSRADLRVLRSDAFAHLRQLRRLALDACNLTRIRPFAFRGLPRLKELYIQHTPLATVDAFAFAALQNITSIVLTHNRIAQVEGYAFAGTNFIKLISLRHNPLRKILAHAFSGLNDVAQIELPSGIRSIEPQAFAGLESVGVLELAYMDLPALQADTFRGLTRVGKLALRESDLGIIRVGAFDGLQRVDTLEMCNNKIDRIEELSLVQNNSVRNFRLTGNHMLETPESVILEVDNLVIRGNHLPCECGRDPLANPLSLTQGFAEENFCISPLKVRGRSLASAAVAVCRGEAGGSARARAAAGTGARSARCEHCLAPPHLALFITAFAFLANS